In Equus quagga isolate Etosha38 chromosome 14, UCLA_HA_Equagga_1.0, whole genome shotgun sequence, one DNA window encodes the following:
- the LOC124225121 gene encoding putative olfactory receptor 8G3: MDHENHSTVTEFILAGLTHHAELQVPLFLLFLGIYVVTVVGNLGVITLISLSSHLHTPMYYFLSSLSFIDFCQSSVITPKMLVNFVTEKNTSSYPECMTQLYFFIIFAIAECHMLAVMAYDRYVAICNPLLYNVIISYHICFWLTVGVYILSIIGSTIHTGFMLRLLFCKTNVVNHYFCDLFPLLELSCSSIYVNELLVLGLSAFNILIPALTILASYIFILSSILHIHSTEGRSKAFSTCSSHISAVAVFFGSLAFMYLQPSSVSSMHQGKVSSVFYTIIVPMLNPLIYSLRNKDVKFALKKILDSRTCS; this comes from the coding sequence ATGGACCATGAAAATCATTCCACAGTAACTGAGTTCATCCTCGCCGGGCTAACACATCATGCTGAACTCCAAGTaccactcttcctcctcttcctaggAATCTATGTAGTCACAGTGGTGGGGAACCTGGGCGTGATCACACTGATAAGCCTCAGTTCTCACctgcacacccccatgtactaTTTCCTCAGCAGCTTGTCTTTCATAGATTTTTGCCAGTCCTCTGTCATTACCCCCAAAATGCTGGTGAACTTTGTGACGGAGAAGAACACCAGTTCCTACCCTGAATGCATGACGCAGctctatttcttcatcatttttgcTATTGCAGAGTGTCACATGCTGGCTGTAATGGCATATGACCGCTATGTTGCCATCTGTAACCCCTTGCTTTACAATGTCATCATATCGTATCACATCTGCTTCTGGCTCACAGTGGGAGTTTATATTTTGAGCATTATTGGATCTACAATCCATACAGGCTTTATGTTGAGACTCCTTTTCTGCAAGACCAATGTGGTTAACCATTATTTCTGTGATCTCTTTCCACTTTTGGAACTATCCTGTTCCAGCATCTACGTCAATGAATTATTGGTTCTGGGCTTGAGTGCATTTAACATCCTGATTCCTGCCTTAACTATCCTTGCCTCCTACATCTTCATCCTCTCCAGCATACTCCACATCCACTCCACTGAGGGAAGGTCCAAAGCCTTCAGCACCTGCAGTTCCCATATCTCGGCGGTTGCTGTTTTCTTTGGCTCCCTTGCATTCATGTACCTGCAGCCTTCATCTGTGAGCTCCATGCATCAAGGGAAAGTGTCCTCTGTGTTTTACACCATCATTGTGCCCATGCTGAACCCTCTAATATACAGCCTGCGCAATAAGGATGTCAAATTTGCCCTTAAGAAAATTCTGGACAGTAGAACATGTTCATGA
- the LOC124225083 gene encoding olfactory receptor 8G1-like translates to MAAGNQSTVTEFVLVGLTKQPELQLPLFILFVGIYVVTVVGNLGMIALIGLSSHLHTPMYYFLSSLSFIDLCQSSVITPKMLANFVTEKNIISYPECMTQLYFFLIFAVSECYMLAAMAYDRYVAICRPLLYNVIMSHQGCFSLILGVYIIGLVCAFAHTSCMFRVHFCRFDVINHYFCDLLPLLKLSCSSTYVNELLILCFGAFNIFTPSLIILSSYIFIIASILCIHSTEGKSKAFSTCSSHMLAVVVFFGSLAFMYLQPSSVSSMDKGKVSSVFYTIVVPMLNPVIYSLRNKDVNTALKKMLERRIF, encoded by the coding sequence ATGGCAGCAGGAAATCAATCCACAGTGACTGAGTTCGTCCTCGTTGGGCTAACAAAACAGCCAGAACTCCAGCTGCCCCTCTTCATCCTCTTCGTAGGAATCTATGTGGTCACAGTGGTGGGGAACCTGGGCATGATTGCACTGATAGGGCTCAGTTCTCACctgcacacccccatgtactaCTTCCTCAGCAGCTTGTCCTTCATTGATCTCTGTCAGTCCTCTGTCATTACCCCCAAAATGCTGGCGAACTTTGTGACAGAGAAGAACATCATCTCCTACCCCGAATGCATGACTCAGctctatttcttcctcatttttgctgtCTCAGAGTGTTACATGTTAGCTGCCATGGCATATGACCGCTATGTTGCCATTTGCCGCCCCTTGCTTTATAATGTCATTATGTCCCATCAGGGTTGTTTCTCCCTGATTTTAGGAGTGTATATTATAGGACTGGTTTGTGCATTTGCTCATACAAGCTGCATGTTTAGGGTTCATTTCTGCAGATTTGATGTGATCAACCATTATTTCTGTGaccttcttcccctcctaaagCTCTCCTGCTCTAGTACCTATGTCAACGAATTATTGATTCTATGTTTTGGTGCATTTAACATCTTCACCCCAAGCCTGATCATCCTTAGCTCCTACATCTTCATCATTGCCAGTATTCTCTGCATTCACTCCACTGAGGGAAAGTCCAAAGCCTTTAGTACTTGCAGCTCCCACATGTTGGCAGTTGTGGTCTTTTTTGGTTCTTTAGCATTCATGTACCTGCAGCCATCATCAGTTAGCTCCATGGACAAAGGAAAAGTGTCTTCCGTGTTTTATACTATTGTTGTGCCCATGCTGAACCCTGtgatctacagcctgaggaataAAGATGTTAACACTGCCCTGAAGAAAATGCTAGAGAGAAGAATATTTTAG